A genomic region of Candidatus Blochmanniella pennsylvanica str. BPEN contains the following coding sequences:
- a CDS encoding metal ABC transporter ATP-binding protein, protein MMTLYNLIAGYCGRNVSPSVSGRIKYGSMIAIIGPNGIGKSTLLKTLAGLLPPVSGRLEFGKKGRPRMGYLPQNRNIDPYFPLTVFDVVSMGCWPRINLLKRLNQHQRAVIWRALGQVKLLNVLNQYIETLSGGQVQRMLFARILAQQASLILLDEPFQGIDINTCKIMIRAVNLLCRRGCTVIAALHNNNEFITEYFPNTLLLTCSRSIWNSSI, encoded by the coding sequence ATGATGACATTATATAACTTAATAGCGGGTTACTGTGGTCGCAATGTTAGTCCATCTGTAAGTGGTCGAATCAAGTATGGTAGCATGATTGCTATTATAGGACCCAATGGAATAGGAAAATCTACTTTATTAAAAACATTAGCTGGGTTGTTGCCTCCAGTTTCCGGTCGATTGGAATTTGGAAAAAAAGGTAGACCTCGTATGGGTTATTTACCTCAAAACAGAAATATAGATCCCTATTTTCCATTAACTGTATTCGACGTAGTATCTATGGGTTGTTGGCCGAGAATAAATTTATTAAAAAGACTGAATCAACATCAAAGAGCAGTAATTTGGCGTGCTTTAGGTCAGGTAAAATTGTTAAATGTATTAAATCAATATATAGAAACTTTATCAGGAGGGCAAGTGCAACGTATGTTATTTGCTAGAATATTGGCTCAGCAAGCATCATTAATTTTACTTGATGAGCCATTTCAAGGAATTGATATAAATACTTGTAAAATAATGATACGTGCTGTAAATCTATTGTGTAGACGTGGATGCACTGTGATTGCTGCGTTACATAATAATAATGAATTCATAACTGAATATTTTCCTAATACATTGTTGTTAACTTGTTCTCGTAGTATTTGGAATTCATCCATATAA
- a CDS encoding metal ABC transporter permease produces the protein MMIHMLFDPFINCGYMRRAIVACCVLSISITPIGSFLMLRRMSLVGDVLSHAILPGVAIGYFFSGMSFMIMSIGGFISGLMVAILSTWISEKTLLQQDASFAGLYLGSLAFGVVLMSLHGPNVDLLDLLFGSILSVNLLNLECIGIISTITLLTIALFYRALIIETFDPDFLRDNNIEVSRCIQIFFLSIVMLNLVASFQVTGTLMSVGLMMLPGLSARCWVKSLMHMLLLSVFIAFFCSWIGLIGSFYMFLPAGPTIVLCGSIIFLISVLFGRNRGILFFVIYKK, from the coding sequence ATGATGATTCATATGTTATTTGATCCTTTTATTAATTGCGGATATATGCGAAGAGCTATAGTTGCTTGTTGTGTATTATCTATCAGTATAACGCCAATAGGTAGTTTTTTAATGTTGAGGCGTATGAGTTTAGTGGGAGATGTGTTATCTCATGCTATATTACCGGGCGTAGCGATAGGGTATTTTTTTTCAGGAATGTCATTTATGATAATGAGTATAGGAGGATTTATTTCTGGTTTAATGGTTGCAATATTATCTACTTGGATTAGCGAAAAAACATTGTTGCAACAAGATGCTAGTTTTGCTGGACTCTATCTTGGATCTTTGGCATTTGGAGTTGTATTGATGTCGTTACATGGTCCTAATGTGGATTTGTTGGATTTGTTATTTGGATCTATTTTATCTGTAAATTTATTAAATTTAGAATGTATTGGGATCATTAGTACTATAACTTTACTTACTATCGCATTATTTTACAGAGCTTTAATTATTGAAACATTTGACCCAGATTTTTTAAGAGATAACAATATTGAAGTATCGAGATGTATTCAAATATTTTTTTTATCAATAGTTATGTTAAATTTAGTAGCGAGTTTTCAAGTAACTGGTACTTTAATGTCTGTTGGTTTAATGATGTTACCTGGGTTATCAGCTCGGTGTTGGGTTAAGAGTTTAATGCATATGTTATTGTTATCGGTATTTATTGCTTTTTTTTGCTCGTGGATAGGGTTGATTGGATCATTTTATATGTTTTTGCCTGCAGGGCCTACTATAGTGTTATGTGGTAGTATAATTTTTTTAATTTCAGTGTTGTTTGGCAGGAATAGAGGTATTTTATTTTTTGTTATATACAAAAAATAA
- the lptB gene encoding LPS export ABC transporter ATP-binding protein: protein MTTLTIKNLSKIYKGRYVVKNISLYITSGEIVGLLGPNGSGKTTTFYMILGIVQHNSGSILIGEKDISTLPIYRRARLGIGYLPQESSIFRRLTVFDNLMAILQTQRNLNTKKRNKLIIELMNNFHISHLKNNIGQTLSGGERKRVEIARALAANPKFILLDEPFSGVDPISITDIQKIIKQLKTRKLGVLITDHNVRETLRICERAYIVNQGQSIAHGSPNEILNNKHVQQVYLGDIFKL from the coding sequence ATGACAACACTGACTATAAAAAATCTATCTAAAATTTATAAAGGACGATATGTAGTTAAAAATATAAGCTTATACATAACTTCTGGAGAAATTGTTGGATTATTAGGCCCAAACGGATCAGGAAAAACTACGACATTTTATATGATATTAGGAATTGTTCAACACAATTCCGGTAGTATTTTAATTGGCGAAAAAGATATTAGCACGTTACCAATCTATCGTAGAGCTCGATTAGGGATTGGCTACTTGCCTCAAGAAAGCTCGATTTTTCGTCGATTAACTGTATTTGACAATTTAATGGCTATATTACAAACTCAACGTAATCTTAATACAAAAAAACGTAATAAGCTTATTATAGAATTAATGAATAATTTTCATATTAGTCATTTAAAAAATAATATTGGACAGACATTGTCTGGAGGAGAACGAAAACGTGTAGAAATTGCACGAGCATTGGCTGCTAATCCTAAATTTATATTACTTGACGAGCCATTTTCTGGAGTCGATCCAATTTCAATAACAGATATACAAAAAATTATTAAACAACTTAAAACCCGAAAACTTGGAGTACTAATAACCGATCATAATGTAAGAGAAACATTGCGTATATGTGAGCGAGCATATATAGTTAATCAAGGACAATCAATTGCTCATGGATCTCCTAATGAAATATTAAATAACAAACACGTACAACAAGTATACTTGGGAGATATATTTAAGCTATAA
- the lptA gene encoding lipopolysaccharide transport periplasmic protein LptA encodes MKSNAYGKYKIILTYINILLAFTYSHALAYKKSQILQIYSECQSINMLTNTIIFTDRVMLKYKNIDLYADKILISHTEDTHHLSMIEAHGNPVTLNQTQKMGNMIFAQSSIIHYNTSDDTITLIGNAYIKQSGNSIQSDKIIYSIKNKQIKAISNQGNKVITILSKKSI; translated from the coding sequence ATGAAATCCAACGCATATGGTAAATACAAAATAATACTTACTTATATCAATATACTTTTAGCGTTTACATATTCTCATGCTTTAGCATACAAAAAATCACAAATACTTCAAATATATTCTGAATGTCAATCAATTAATATGTTGACTAATACAATAATCTTTACAGATCGAGTTATGCTTAAATATAAAAACATTGATCTTTACGCAGATAAAATATTAATCTCTCATACAGAAGATACACATCATCTATCCATGATAGAAGCACACGGAAATCCTGTTACTTTAAATCAAACACAAAAAATGGGAAATATGATATTTGCTCAATCATCGATAATACATTACAATACCAGCGATGACACTATTACTCTAATTGGTAATGCTTATATAAAACAATCAGGAAATTCTATACAAAGTGATAAGATCATATACTCAATAAAAAACAAACAAATAAAAGCCATTTCCAACCAAGGAAATAAAGTTATAACAATTTTATCAAAAAAATCCATCTAA
- the lptC gene encoding LPS export ABC transporter periplasmic protein LptC — protein MRSHIMFYISKSLKKNKKYTFISILFVLIIILLSFIIKKSLIMFNASLHPLTRNDICTHQGTDVTINVYSKTGQLKFKLTAHRIQHFSNQRITLFTCPSIIAFDDKNIPTWKITANQAKLSYKTTLHLYGYVYINNLIHNRYFQSIITNQAIINLITQDIISNKKVIIHGHYFYSIGMKIHANLHTQTAKLIDNVQTCYEIQRIW, from the coding sequence ATGAGATCCCACATAATGTTTTATATTTCAAAATCACTGAAAAAAAATAAAAAATACACTTTTATTTCAATTTTATTCGTATTGATAATAATCTTGCTATCTTTTATTATAAAAAAATCATTAATTATGTTTAATGCATCATTACACCCATTAACTCGGAATGATATATGCACTCATCAAGGCACCGATGTAACGATTAACGTATATAGTAAAACAGGACAACTGAAATTTAAATTGACAGCGCACCGCATTCAACATTTTTCAAATCAAAGAATTACTTTGTTTACATGTCCTAGCATTATAGCTTTTGATGACAAAAATATCCCAACATGGAAAATTACAGCAAATCAAGCTAAACTAAGTTACAAAACAACACTACACTTATACGGATATGTATATATCAATAATTTAATACATAATAGATACTTTCAATCCATTATTACAAATCAAGCGATAATTAACTTAATAACTCAAGATATTATTTCAAACAAAAAAGTAATTATACATGGTCATTATTTTTATTCTATTGGGATGAAAATACATGCCAATTTACATACACAAACGGCAAAATTAATTGATAACGTACAAACTTGTTATGAAATCCAACGCATATGGTAA
- a CDS encoding BolA family protein yields the protein MDVDDIKSILLKNLVLDEAYVSLYKDNYQIIAVSHIFYDGMTELERHKIIYAPLMKYILNNEIHSISIQAFNPQEWNKKRGLCGV from the coding sequence ATGGACGTGGATGATATTAAAAGTATTTTATTAAAAAATTTGGTATTAGATGAAGCATATGTCTCTTTATATAAGGATAATTATCAAATTATTGCTGTAAGTCATATTTTTTATGATGGTATGACTGAATTAGAACGGCATAAAATTATATATGCTCCTCTTATGAAGTATATATTAAATAATGAAATTCATTCAATATCTATTCAAGCATTTAATCCTCAGGAATGGAACAAAAAGCGTGGATTATGCGGGGTGTGA